The following proteins are co-located in the Delphinus delphis chromosome 5, mDelDel1.2, whole genome shotgun sequence genome:
- the THAP6 gene encoding THAP domain-containing protein 6 isoform X2, translating into MVKCCSAVGCASRCLPNSKLKGLTFHVFPTDENVKRKWVLAMKRLDVNAVDIWEPKKGDVLCSRHFKKTDFDRSTPNIKLKPGVIPSIFDSPSHSQEHSYSVMDSPKKLKHKLDQVISELEDTKKSLRNVLGRERRLQKSLRKTIRELKDECLISKETANRLEAFSWEWCQESIEQDYIS; encoded by the exons ATGGTGAAATGTTGCTCGGCCGTTGGATGTGCTTCTCGCTGTTTACCAAATTCCAAGCTAAAAGGACTGACATTTCACGT ATTCCCCACAGATGAAAACGTCAAAAGAAAATGGGTATTAGCAATGAAAAGACTTGATGTGAATGCTGTAGACATTTGGGAGCCTAAAAAAGGAGATGTGTTGTGTTCAAGGCACTTTAAGAAGACAGACTTTGACAGAAGTACTCCAAATATTAAACTGAAACCTGGAGTCATACCCTCTATCTTTGATTCCCCATCTCACTCACAG GAACATAGCTACAGTGTGATGGACAGTCCAAAGAAACTTAAGCATAAATTAGATCAAGTGATCAGCGAGCTAGAGGATACCAAGAAAAGTCTGCGGAATGTTTTAGGCCGAGAAAGACGTTTACAAAAATCATTGAGGAAGACAATCAGGGAATTAAAGGATGAATGTCTCATCAGCAAAGAAACAGCCAATAGACTGGAAGCTTTCTCTTGGGAGTGGTGTCAGGAGAGCATAGAACAAGACtatatttcatga
- the THAP6 gene encoding THAP domain-containing protein 6 isoform X1 — MVKCCSAVGCASRCLPNSKLKGLTFHVFPTDENVKRKWVLAMKRLDVNAVDIWEPKKGDVLCSRHFKKTDFDRSTPNIKLKPGVIPSIFDSPSHSQGKRENLHCRKNFTLKALPVTNHNHQLVGASSCIEEFQSQFIFEHSYSVMDSPKKLKHKLDQVISELEDTKKSLRNVLGRERRLQKSLRKTIRELKDECLISKETANRLEAFSWEWCQESIEQDYIS; from the exons ATGGTGAAATGTTGCTCGGCCGTTGGATGTGCTTCTCGCTGTTTACCAAATTCCAAGCTAAAAGGACTGACATTTCACGT ATTCCCCACAGATGAAAACGTCAAAAGAAAATGGGTATTAGCAATGAAAAGACTTGATGTGAATGCTGTAGACATTTGGGAGCCTAAAAAAGGAGATGTGTTGTGTTCAAGGCACTTTAAGAAGACAGACTTTGACAGAAGTACTCCAAATATTAAACTGAAACCTGGAGTCATACCCTCTATCTTTGATTCCCCATCTCACTCACAG gggaaaagagaaaatcttcattGTAGGAAAAACTTCACCCTCAAAGCCCTTCCAGTCACAAACCACAATCACCAGCTTGTTGGTGCTTCCTCGTGTATCGAAGAATTCCAGTCCCAGTTCATTTTT GAACATAGCTACAGTGTGATGGACAGTCCAAAGAAACTTAAGCATAAATTAGATCAAGTGATCAGCGAGCTAGAGGATACCAAGAAAAGTCTGCGGAATGTTTTAGGCCGAGAAAGACGTTTACAAAAATCATTGAGGAAGACAATCAGGGAATTAAAGGATGAATGTCTCATCAGCAAAGAAACAGCCAATAGACTGGAAGCTTTCTCTTGGGAGTGGTGTCAGGAGAGCATAGAACAAGACtatatttcatga